A genomic region of Methanobacterium sp. SMA-27 contains the following coding sequences:
- a CDS encoding 4Fe-4S binding protein translates to MSSVIWYLYEFARKSWAQNFAAAKSNSEIMDTPSRFRNFPEVHKEYCIACGACTAACPAPMAIKLVRDEDNSSEEGITYPVINNRGCIRCGFCAEVCPTDPKTLTCGENHLIREKFTILPVDKKFVIDDYLCIRCKKCMKTCKVGDAIVEDDNKVLIDQSKCIACGECIKTCPVKGAIKGIHISHIEEQKEIINLVVDSLEEYIEAEQDNIKHITGGEVFKLDMPVQDIMEKAREILSDDDLIEDIIENITDRLKLRVITWDKDKCTDCRLCVKECPSHAISYSAEEGVVRDTDKCLRCSICYQTCPFGAIGYYIARFLYKPSAEGESIIHITVKSSDLPVRS, encoded by the coding sequence ATGTCTTCGGTTATATGGTATCTATACGAATTTGCAAGAAAGTCATGGGCTCAGAATTTTGCAGCTGCTAAGAGCAACTCTGAAATAATGGACACACCATCAAGATTCAGAAATTTTCCTGAAGTCCATAAAGAATATTGCATAGCATGCGGAGCTTGTACAGCAGCATGTCCTGCCCCAATGGCAATAAAACTCGTGAGAGACGAGGATAATTCTAGTGAAGAGGGTATAACCTACCCTGTAATAAACAACAGAGGTTGTATTAGATGTGGGTTCTGCGCTGAAGTCTGTCCAACAGACCCTAAAACTCTTACATGCGGTGAAAACCATCTGATAAGGGAAAAATTTACGATTCTACCTGTTGACAAAAAGTTTGTTATAGACGATTATTTATGCATACGCTGTAAAAAATGTATGAAAACATGTAAGGTCGGTGATGCAATTGTTGAAGACGATAACAAAGTCCTTATTGACCAGTCAAAATGTATAGCCTGCGGTGAATGTATAAAAACATGCCCAGTAAAGGGTGCAATCAAGGGAATACACATATCCCATATAGAAGAGCAGAAAGAAATTATAAACCTGGTTGTGGATAGTTTAGAGGAATATATAGAAGCTGAACAGGATAATATCAAACATATAACTGGAGGAGAAGTATTTAAACTCGACATGCCAGTTCAGGATATAATGGAAAAGGCCCGGGAAATATTATCAGACGATGATTTAATTGAGGACATCATCGAAAATATAACAGACAGACTAAAACTTAGGGTTATAACTTGGGACAAGGATAAATGTACAGATTGCAGGTTATGTGTTAAAGAATGTCCATCCCATGCAATTAGTTACAGCGCTGAAGAAGGTGTTGTAAGGGACACAGATAAATGTTTGAGATGCAGTATATGCTACCAGACATGTCCATTCGGTGCCATTGGATATTATATTGCAAGGTTCTTATACAAACCATCTGCTGAAGGTGAAAGTATCATACATATAACAGTTAAATCATCAGACTTACCAGTAAGGAGTTGA